A single window of Pyxicephalus adspersus chromosome 10, UCB_Pads_2.0, whole genome shotgun sequence DNA harbors:
- the LOC140339900 gene encoding olfactory receptor 1E16-like — protein sequence MENCTNENQTIFHILAFSTSKTGQCLLLTAVLLMYLMTIFGNMIITTLVCLVPHLHTPMYFLLGNLAITDVIYVSATLPMLIYILLTRDNRMSLSSCMAQVFLFSMSAAGDIFVLTSMSYDRYVAICKPLEYSLIMSKDVCISMALCLWLISAINAGMNVLVVSLLSFCPIQNFDHFFCEQKTLYTVTSSDTTSTNILLVFQDIVMATLPFVLIITSYVFIISAIMKIQSLNGRRKAFSSCSSHLFTVIMFFGPAIVLYGKPESEHSKELDKLLSLLYTAVVPMLNPFVYTLRNKDIFNAIHYLIRMKHMLPKQRIKNMMLTPADRES from the exons ATGGAAAACTGCACGAATGAAAACCAAACCATTTTCCACATTTTAGCATTTTCTACCTCTAAAACTGGACAATGTCTTCTGCTCACTGCAGTGCTGCTCATGTATTTGATGACCATTTTTGGGAATATGATCATCACTACCCTGGTATGTCTGGTTCCTCATCTCCATACACCAATGTATTTCCTTCTGGGTAATCTCGCCATAACCGATGTTATATATGTTTCAGCTACATTGCCGATGCTTATCTACATACTTCTAACACGTGACAATCGGATGTCTTTGTCTTCTTGCATGGCTCAGGTGTTCTTATTCTCAATGTCAGCAGCAGGTGACATTTTTGTACTGACCTCCATGTCCTATGACAGATATGTAGCTATCTGTAAACCTTTAGAATATTCCTTAATTATGAGTAAAGATGTGTGCATTTCAATGGCTCTTTGTTTGTGGCTTATAAGTGCTATTAATGCAGGAATGAATGTGTTAGTTGTATCTCTGTTGTCTTTTTGTCCAATCCAAAATTTTGATCATTTCTTTTGCGAGCAAAAAACATTGTACACTGTTACCTCTAGTGATACCACAAGcacaaatatattattggtatttCAGGACATAGTTATGGCAACTTTACCGTTTGTTCTTATTATAACCTCCTATGTGTTCATCATCTCTGCCATCATGAAAATCCAATCCTTGAATGGAAGACGCAAAGCTTTTTCTAGTTGCTCCTCTCATCTCTTCACAGTGATAATGTTCTTTGGTCCGGCCATTGTGTTGTATGGAAAACCAGAATCTGAACATTCTAAAGAACTGGACAAGTTGTTATCATTACTCTATACAGCTGTGGTTCCAATGCTCAACCCATTTGTCTACACTTtgagaaataaagatattttcaaTGCCATTCATTATCTAATAAGAATGAAACATATGCTACCCaagcaaagaattaaaaatatg atgct